In Dolichospermum flos-aquae CCAP 1403/13F, the following proteins share a genomic window:
- a CDS encoding type II toxin-antitoxin system HicA family toxin, producing the protein MPKLPRISSKEAIRTLERMGFYQIRQTGSHVIMKKQTINGEVGCVVPLHPELKVGTLSGVLKQAQITPEEFIENL; encoded by the coding sequence ATGCCTAAATTACCACGAATTTCTAGTAAAGAAGCAATTCGGACATTAGAACGTATGGGTTTTTATCAAATTAGACAAACAGGTAGTCATGTAATCATGAAAAAACAAACAATTAATGGAGAAGTTGGTTGTGTTGTACCATTACATCCAGAATTAAAAGTAGGTACATTAAGCGGTGTTCTTAAACAAGCACAAATTACTCCTGAAGAATTTATAGAAAACCTATAA
- a CDS encoding XisI protein → MDKLEQYRNIIKKILTEYYEMSNTQISKKYEFEVSERLAIDENRDQYIWFRFGWDDKKQIQHIIIYLTIKNGKVWVEEDATDLCVVDDLLSAGIPQNDIVLGFHHPSKRVFTEFATA, encoded by the coding sequence ATGGATAAACTAGAACAATACCGGAATATTATCAAAAAAATATTGACTGAATATTACGAAATGAGTAATACTCAAATTTCAAAAAAATATGAATTTGAAGTTAGTGAACGTTTAGCTATTGATGAAAACAGAGATCAATATATTTGGTTTCGTTTTGGTTGGGATGACAAAAAGCAAATACAGCATATCATCATTTATCTTACCATTAAAAACGGCAAAGTTTGGGTAGAAGAAGATGCTACAGATTTATGTGTAGTTGATGATTTACTATCAGCAGGAATACCGCAAAATGATATTGTTTTGGGTTTCCATCATCCCAGTAAAAGAGTTTTCACAGAGTTTGCTACCGCTTGA
- a CDS encoding type II toxin-antitoxin system HicB family antitoxin codes for MKSRSFTVIIYKEDDMYIAECPEVGTVDQGETIEQAITGLKEATRLYLEEFPLPETSPRYVTSIEVTYA; via the coding sequence ATGAAAAGTCGCAGTTTCACAGTCATAATCTACAAAGAAGATGATATGTATATCGCTGAATGTCCAGAAGTTGGTACAGTAGATCAAGGTGAAACCATAGAACAAGCAATAACAGGTTTAAAAGAAGCAACACGACTTTATTTAGAAGAATTTCCTTTACCAGAAACCTCTCCTAGATATGTGACTAGCATAGAGGTTACTTATGCCTAA
- a CDS encoding UPF0175 family protein: MTTISIELPESVFSSLGKEPDELAREMKIAAAVKWYELGEISQGKAAEIAGLNRIEFMDVLIRYKVSPFQYTAEELAEEIASLDE; the protein is encoded by the coding sequence ATGACAACTATATCTATAGAATTACCAGAAAGTGTTTTTTCTAGCTTGGGAAAAGAACCGGATGAATTAGCTAGAGAAATGAAAATAGCTGCTGCTGTTAAATGGTATGAATTGGGAGAAATATCTCAAGGTAAAGCGGCAGAAATAGCAGGTTTAAATAGAATTGAATTTATGGATGTTCTCATTCGTTATAAGGTTTCTCCATTTCAATATACTGCGGAAGAATTAGCTGAGGAAATTGCTTCTTTAGATGAATAG
- a CDS encoding DUF3368 domain-containing protein: MNKIVINTSPLIVLFKSQLTYLLPQLFTEIIVPTGVWSEIVKAGKIDIASQELPNANWAKPVTISEISALIVPWGIDLGESEVLTFALENSGYRAVIDDAAARKVAKSLNIPFMGTLGILILAKKQGLITSIDEPIQSFKKAGLWLSNDLIQVLKEQVNE; encoded by the coding sequence ATGAATAAAATAGTTATTAATACATCACCGTTAATTGTGCTATTTAAAAGCCAGCTTACCTATTTACTACCACAGTTATTTACAGAAATTATTGTTCCTACTGGTGTATGGAGTGAAATTGTCAAAGCTGGTAAAATAGATATAGCATCTCAAGAATTACCTAATGCTAATTGGGCAAAACCAGTTACTATTTCGGAAATTTCTGCTTTAATTGTACCTTGGGGTATAGATTTGGGAGAATCAGAAGTTTTGACATTTGCTTTAGAAAATAGTGGTTATCGCGCAGTTATTGATGATGCTGCTGCTAGAAAAGTGGCGAAAAGTTTAAATATTCCATTTATGGGAACTTTGGGAATATTGATTTTAGCGAAGAAACAGGGATTAATAACTTCTATTGATGAACCAATTCAATCTTTTAAAAAAGCTGGTTTATGGTTATCTAATGATTTAATTCAGGTTCTTAAAGAACAGGTTAATGAATAA
- a CDS encoding nucleotidyltransferase family protein — translation MGIEELLLPFREQILKIATKYGAYNLRVFGSVARGEATPDSDIDFLVELKPQSSLFDYIGLMQDLAALLGRKVDIAEPGNLHELIRDKVLSEAVPL, via the coding sequence ATGGGAATTGAAGAATTATTGCTACCATTTCGAGAACAAATATTAAAAATTGCCACTAAGTATGGTGCTTATAATCTGCGAGTTTTTGGTTCTGTTGCTAGAGGTGAAGCAACACCAGATAGTGATATAGATTTTTTAGTAGAACTTAAACCACAAAGTAGTTTATTTGATTATATTGGTTTAATGCAAGATTTAGCAGCATTGCTAGGACGAAAAGTGGATATTGCTGAACCTGGTAATTTACATGAATTAATTAGAGATAAAGTATTAAGTGAGGCTGTACCTTTATGA